One Williamwhitmania taraxaci genomic window carries:
- a CDS encoding helix-turn-helix domain-containing protein, with amino-acid sequence MLQQGKLQKEIALFINRSPSVISREIRRNRDAKTGIYESNVAQRAYER; translated from the coding sequence CTACAGCAAGGCAAGCTACAAAAAGAAATAGCCCTGTTTATCAACCGAAGCCCTTCCGTGATATCCCGGGAGATTCGCAGGAACAGGGATGCCAAAACGGGCATTTACGAGAGCAACGTGGCGCAGCGTGCCTACGAGCGGC